TCATATCTTCCCACAAATATtcgaaatcaataaaaattataaagatacacaaatatatattaaaaacttatttaaaaaagaatccATAATTATATGGGAAAATACATCGGAACACTACAAATACATCAACCCCAACAAAACatcaattaaaaactataataTTACTCCACAAGACAACATCAACCGCAAAGATATGgtgaaatttataagactaagGTTCGGACACACCAAATACACAAAAGAACACTTATTTAACAAGCAACCTGCACCCCAATGTGGGCTCTGCAACACCAGTATCACGATACGCCACATTTTTCTAGAGTGTCCTCTTTTTGAGGCGGAAAGAAAGAAGTTCCTACCAGCTAACCCAATTGATTCCCTATCCCCAAGTACCATGAATATCATCTCTTCCCTGAAATTCCTAAAGGCTACAAACTTATATCACTTAATGTAAAACATAGACAATACTTTTATTCTCACCAATATCTACTCATATTACTATTAAAACTCAATTTAATGTAAATCCAAGTATGTAAATATAGCTTAAGGCCTAGTAGCTATAGCTTAACAATCGGTTAGAGGTAATTTGTAATTGCCCCGGAACCagagtataaataaataaataattaaattgatttaccGAGTGTCCAGTTTCAAAACGTGTCAGCAAGTATATCGAGTATATCCAGCTATTTGAGCAAACAATTGATTGAAGGCACTGTGGCGATGCATTTAATTGGGCCCGAGGCACTCGACAGCTTAACTGAGGCCCAGAATCATAATTAACTTTGTCTGGCCAGCAAAACCTGACGGGGCCAAAGTTTCCTGAAAACTTGAGAAATTCGTTGGGCGACTCCAAAGAAAACCATGGCAAAGGGCGGCGCTTTTTGTGCCTAAAAGCCTGACAGCACATAATGGATTTGACACATTATAATCAGGTTTGCATAGTGTCCTTCGCCCTGTCAGTCAGTCCCTCAGTCCCGCAGTCCCGCAGTCTCTCAGTCggtcagttagtcagtcactcagtcaCTGAGTCAACCGATCCCTCGAGCACTCCGGCAACTTGGCCGCTTTGACGTGCTCTGCTTATTTGGGCAGCCAGTTCTCGTAGTTGGCTCAAGTCGTGCACAACAAGAAAATGTCAACAAGTAAGCAAGTATAGGTttaacatttatcaaaaatacgAAATGAGTTATTAGTTACCAATCCAGAAATGCATTATAAAACTGGGTTATATCATacaaaaatatgaagaaaTTAAAACCACTATCTTAAGGTGGGTTGTTATATGTTTAACTCTGGATTTTAGTTTCTTTAGTGTTTCTGACAAGCAgataaaacaaaattacatATTGTATTCCAAGTTACTTAACATTCTCTCGATCTTTACGATCAGTAACACATATGGCTTAATTTAACTACAATCAGCACACAATTTTCGCAGTGCACTAGTTGCCCATCATCGCAGTGCCGAGAAGTTTGATAAATAAGCAAGCCGGGCCCATGTCTGGGCATTTACttagttaattaaattcaacttCTTCGGCCGGGGGAAATGACAGCGGAGGGGAGCGAGGGAGGGCAAGTGAAGCGCTGCAGggcgaggaggtggaggaggaggagcaggtgcCCCCAAGTTTTCCATGCTTCCTGGCAGAAGTTTGCCCGTCGTATTTGTTCATATCATAGGTAAATATATCCTGGACGGGAGCCTCGatgtttgcttttaatttcgCCAGTACCCTAGCCTctgtttttgcatttgctttttaatGTGTCCGGATGATTAGAGCGGCTGCATCCTGACCGAACCCCACCAATCCTGACCAGCTTCGACCACTGGCTACTTTCTACTTTCAACTTTCAACTGGCTACTTGCATGACTCAGATTACTCAGATGGCTTAGATGATGTGGCCCGGCAATTTCCTGCTCCAATGACTAATGGAAATGGTgaaaagatttaaatttaccGCACTGGGAGACAAGCGCACACAAAAGGCGCCTTCCTTTTGGTCTCGTCAAGGATCTTATATCCCTACATCCATCCAGCTAGCCAAATAAATGGCTCTGCAGGGTGGGGAAGTGGGTCTTGTGCAAGCAAATAATTTGGATTTAAATCGATTTAAGATGGCAACGAATGAGTGTACGCACGCATTGCAAAAgtgttttatgcaaatgcaaatgcacatATGGATTATTTTCGCAGAGAAAACATTCGGAAAGAATATACgcatttgaattgaattttcccATTCAAATGATATGCTCAGACTTTAGTTGTTGAATTAAATGCAGTCACTGTAGCCACATATAGTTTCATTTAATCTTTATAGAAAGGAATATGTATTTTAActtgaattcaaatttgaacTTAAGCCCGTACTAAATGATCTAAGGCAATCGATAACTTCCAATGGATCATCGAGGTTAGTTTGCCATCGAAAGGTGTGCGCCTCCGCTACTACCCAGCGGAGTTCTAAACCACTAAGCGATCGATCAGCTGCTCAGCACAGCTGATTCAGTTCGCGCGCTTTTCAGGCTGAAATCATTgtgaaattttgttttgtttatgtcGCTAAGTTTGTTGCactatttataattaaataaaagtgatAAGTGCACCTCGAGATGTCTATTCTGCTGGCGGACATCGACGCCACGTGCGCAGCCTTGGGTTACAGTGATGGCCAGAAATATCAAGCGGAACCTGATGCCGCCGAAGGTCTCAAGGTATTTCGTCTCTTAATTTAGTTAAAAATCGTAAAATCTTAAGTTACCCTTTGCATGTAGCACTTGATTTGGATACTGCGTCGGGATCTGGACAACCACGAGTATCGACGTCACTTGGGCCGCTCCAAGGTGCTGCAAACAGATCTGGTTTACATGCTGCCGGACTACGTGCATCAGGAGGAGCTGTCCGATCTGCTGATCCGCCTGCTGGTCATCCTGACCAATCCCACACTGCTGCTCTACCGGGAGGGTGCCCCGAAGGACAACCATGGCCGGAAGGTGTTCATGGAGCTCATCGACATCCTGCAGGGCTACAAAGCAGCTTTCGCCAAGGACAAAGTGTGGAGCGCCCTCTTTGAGAAGCTGAAGCAGGCCTTGGAAATAGTGAGTTTCGAGTTTAGTTGCTTGGCATTTGTAGATACATTAGGACCTTCGATATTTTGTGACTGGAAGCACGTAGAAAACAAAGCGACACAACATGCCACAAATAAGTAGTTTGGAGGACAAGCGAAACCCAAAGAGTTTCAACGGAGGCGGTGGCGACAGCGGCGACGGAGAGGAGCCCTGGATGGACAAGTTCACCTACTACGTCTGCCCGGTGTGCGTGCAAACTGCCGAGTCGCCGAGGGTGAGCTTCTGCGGCCACCACTTCTGCGCCAAGTGCATTTCCAACTGGATCAAGACGCAGGAATACAGCGCCAACTGCCCCTACTGCCAGTCCCTGATCGGCGAGAACACCCTCATCACCATACGCCATAAGCACCAAGCGAACACAATGGAGAGCTCCAGTTCGTGCAGATCCCTTGACGAGCAGCGCCGCCAGATGCGCATGAGCAGCGACTACATCAGCGAGCTGATCATTCTGCCGGAGGCCGGCATGTTCACACGCGGCCAAATTGGGTATCCGGCGGACCCTATGCCCAGGATCAAGCCCCTGCCGCCCCAGATGCTACAGCAATGGTCGAGTATTCCCATTGAGCGCAAGTTCGTCTCACCCACGCTGCACCAGCGCTTCATTACCCTCGCAATCTTTCTCTTTATGTTCGCCATGTACCAGCACATGGCACGTGTACCTGCCTAAGATCGATTTTGCTACCAAGTCGCCTGCTCGAGTCAGGTGCCTAATTATTCCCGTCTGTGATGCCTCAGTGAGATGTAGCACCCAACAAATCTCCTTTTACCAACAcattccttttgtttttcagttcagtttgaaattcagtttttatttcCTATCTTATTTAGCACCTGCCCCCTCACACGTAAATAAACTTCTCTTCCGAGTGCACCACACCAGGCATAATTATTTTGACTTATCACGGGCTTGATAGCCATCCCCAAGCTACTTTCCATGCCCACAAACTGATCCACCCCGTGGATGGGGCTCCTATTCTAAAGCCCAGGCAATTATCGTTCGGGCATTTGCGCAACTATTCCTGTAATCCCTTTAATCTATGTATTAATGGGCAAGCGGGTACGCAAAACTTTTAATGGCCCTTGCAGCTGCCAGCAGTCAAGTTTTCGTGGGGAGAGAGAATGTTTTTCACATTGCCCAACCCACTTGAAGTTTGTTTTGACCAGCTCTGGTTTTATGACTGAACTCGTCCGCTTTGTGGGTTCATAACTAATTTGAACTTCATATCTGCTCGCTTTTATCTTCTTTATTTGTTCTTTGCaaccatttcccatttccctttATCCTTTATTCCCTCAACTTGACTCAACTGCTGGCCAACGAGATCTGAGGATggaatttcatttaaaatatctCACAATATGAAATCAAATCTCCAAAGGGTTCCACTCACTTGCTTTCAGCTTTCCCCTTACAGCGCCAGAAAAACCGCAACAAGTCGATTTAATCAACACCCACGACAAGTTGGCGGTTGGGCAGGTTTCATAAAGGGGGTTTTTACTGGGGTGCCAATGGCTACAAGGCACCTTCGAATCAAACGCGTCACAGTTGGGAAAAGGAATTTGATTCCGGCCTAGACGAATTCTCAATTCTCAAAAAAATCTGTCCGCACCAAGCGGCAAAAAAGCTAAGCGAAACTGTATGGAATTGCACCAACATCGGTGGGCCGAGGCATTGTTCAAACCACAAAGGCAAAAGCCCAGCAACAATGATTGCCAATCGTTGGCAGTCTGCGTATTTCAAATGCTTTCAATTGCTGCTTGTTGGAAAAAATGTTGCAGAACAATCACCGATCTTAGGATACTCTTGAAAGTATTACAATTTCATTTATGACAGTGATTAAGGTGTTTATTCATGCCGGTTGTAGAAGTAAATGTAATACGTTTTACACAATTAGTTAGATTCGGTTCATGATGTGATTCAACTTCAAGAGTTCAGTGATTGCTtctatttttatgtttttaaggGTATTAGAGAAACTTCTTTGCTTCAGCTCGTAAAGTACccagcaaataaaaaaggatttcctgatttgtgtgtgtgcaatttATGGATGAGCTCCGGCTGGATTGCCATAAATTCGTAATTGAAAATTTCCATTGAAGAGAAagttttgctgtttgtttgaTTGTGACTCAAACTAGTTTTTTCAACGGGCTGACCCAAACTGAAACACCAGGTTGATGATCCCAACAATTATCATAAGTTAAGTCCTGGCAACCGGAGAACCGGAAAGTAAGAACGTAAATCTCAAAGATGAGAGAGCGAAACCATCCGCCAAAGTTCCTAgtctccaccaccaccaccagcaccaccaacaccaccattA
This genomic stretch from Drosophila yakuba strain Tai18E2 chromosome 3R, Prin_Dyak_Tai18E2_2.1, whole genome shotgun sequence harbors:
- the LOC26536049 gene encoding E3 ubiquitin-protein ligase RMA1, giving the protein MPQISSLEDKRNPKSFNGGGGDSGDGEEPWMDKFTYYVCPVCVQTAESPRVSFCGHHFCAKCISNWIKTQEYSANCPYCQSLIGENTLITIRHKHQANTMESSSSCRSLDEQRRQMRMSSDYISELIILPEAGMFTRGQIGYPADPMPRIKPLPPQMLQQWSSIPIERKFVSPTLHQRFITLAIFLFMFAMYQHMARVPA